ATCGGGGTCCCGGAGGGGGCGGCGAAGTCGAGGCCGGTGTGGCAGTGCGACCACAGGCCGCTGCACTGCCCGAACCGCGCGGTCAGGCGGTAGCCCGAGACCGGCAGCACCCACGCGTCCTTGGCGAGCTTCTTGGCCGCGTCCTCGGCGCTCGCCGCGAGCTTGGCGATGGCGGCGTTGGCCTCGCGCGCCTGGCGGGTCGTGCCGGCGTACGCGCTGGGGCCTGCGCCGCCCGTCGTCGCGAGCCCGGCGCCGGAGGAGTCCTCGCCCGGTGACGCCGTGGCGCTGGGGCCGGCGGCCGCCAGGGCCAGCGCCGCGCACGCGACGGAGGCGACCGCCAGCGGCACGCGTCGGCGCGCGGGTCGGGCAGCGGTGGGGCTCACCCCCCGATTGTCCCCGATCCGGGCGCTTCGAGTCCCGCGGTTGACGACAAGACGGGCGGTGGCGCGGTGTCGAGGACGGATCGGTGCGAGATCTCACACACCCCAGGTGCTCCGCAGTGCGGCACCCTCGCACTAACCTGTCGAGAGTGACGACCACCACCAAGTCCCCGGCCGCTCGGGCGCGGTCCTCCACGATCGTCTGGAAGCTGGCAATGGCGCTGACCGGCCTGGTCTTCGTCGCCTACGTGCTGCTCCACATGTACGGCAACCTCAAGGTCTTCGCCGGCCAGGCGTCCTTCGACGGCTACGCCGAGCACCTGCGCGAGATCGGTCAGCCGATCCTCCCGCACGCCGGCCTGCTGTGGATCATCCGTGTCGTGCTCCTGGTCTCGGTCGCCGTCCACGCGACCGCGGCGTACAAGCTGTGGGCCCGTGCGCGCGGCGCGCGTCCCCAGCGCTACGTCGTCCAGAAGGCGGTCCAGGCGTCCTGGTCCAGCCGCACGATGCGGTGGGGCGGCACGGCGCTGCTGCTCTTCATCGTGTTCCACATCCTCAACTTCACCACCCGCACCGTGACCCCGGGCGGCGACTCCGACAGCCCCTACCAGCGGCTGGTCAACGCCTTCCAGCCCGAGCAGTGGTGGGTCGCGGTGATCTACCTGGCCGCGATGGTCGCCCTGGCGATGCACCTGCGCCACGGCGTGTTCAGTGCCGCCCAGACCTTGGGCCTGACTGGCACGGTGGAGAAGCAGCGCCGCTGGAACCTGCTCGGCTACGCCCTCGCGACCGTCGTCGCCGGCGGGTTCGCGCTCGTCCCCCTGTCCGTCCTGTTCGGCATCGTCGACTGACCGACCCAGACCCGGGAGCAACGCATGACTGACCACCAGACCCGTCCGGGCTCGGGGGACGCCGAGGGTTACTTCCTCGAGGGCACCCCGGTCGCCGACACCAAGGCGCCGGCCGGCCCGATCGCCGAGCGCTGGACCAAGCACCAGTTCGACAACCGCCTGGTCAACCCGGCCAACCGTCGCAAGCTCAGCGTGATCGTCGTGGGCACCGGCCTGGCCGGTGGCGCTGCGGCGGCCACGATGGGCGAGCAGGGCTACGAGGTGAAGTCCTTCTTCTACCAGGACTCCCCGCGCCGGGCCCACTCGATCGCCGCCCAGGGCGGCATCAACGCGGCCAAGAACTACAAGGGCGACGGCGACTCCGTCTACCGCCTGTTCTACGACACGGTGAAGGGCGGGGACTACCGCAGCCGCGAGTCCAACGTCTACCGCCTGGCCGAGGTCAGCGCGAACATCATCGACCAGTGCGTCGCGCAGGGCGTCCCGTTCGCCAGGGAGTACGGCGGCCTGCTCGACAACCGCTCGTTCGGTGGCGTCCAGG
This genomic window from Nocardioides marmoribigeumensis contains:
- a CDS encoding M23 family metallopeptidase, giving the protein MSPTAARPARRRVPLAVASVACAALALAAAGPSATASPGEDSSGAGLATTGGAGPSAYAGTTRQAREANAAIAKLAASAEDAAKKLAKDAWVLPVSGYRLTARFGQCSGLWSHCHTGLDFAAPSGTPIKAVAGGTITQVGWAGAYGNRTVETLKDGTELWYCHQSAIGVRPGQTVFSGQEIGLVGATGNTTGPHLHLEVRPGAGDPVDPYQALVFHGVTP
- a CDS encoding succinate dehydrogenase cytochrome b subunit is translated as MTTTTKSPAARARSSTIVWKLAMALTGLVFVAYVLLHMYGNLKVFAGQASFDGYAEHLREIGQPILPHAGLLWIIRVVLLVSVAVHATAAYKLWARARGARPQRYVVQKAVQASWSSRTMRWGGTALLLFIVFHILNFTTRTVTPGGDSDSPYQRLVNAFQPEQWWVAVIYLAAMVALAMHLRHGVFSAAQTLGLTGTVEKQRRWNLLGYALATVVAGGFALVPLSVLFGIVD